In Massilia violaceinigra, one DNA window encodes the following:
- a CDS encoding protein-L-isoaspartate O-methyltransferase family protein: MNIEQARFNMIEQQIRPWNVLDQDVLDLLVVVKREDFVPAAYKTLAFVDTEIPLPGGEAMFTPKIEARILQEVAVKKHENVLEIGAGSGYMAALLAHKARHVTTVEINPELKDLAAKNLANAGVSNVTVELGNGAEGWEKGAPFDVIVISGGLETLPEVFLKQVKVGGRIAAILGQAPVMTAHVITRVSETAYDTVKVFETNVKQLSTSVKTSHFTF, translated from the coding sequence ATGAATATCGAACAAGCCCGTTTTAACATGATTGAACAGCAGATCCGTCCCTGGAACGTGCTGGACCAGGACGTGCTCGATCTGCTGGTAGTGGTCAAGCGGGAAGATTTCGTGCCCGCCGCCTACAAGACGCTGGCCTTTGTCGATACCGAAATCCCGCTGCCAGGCGGCGAAGCGATGTTCACGCCGAAGATCGAAGCACGCATCTTGCAAGAGGTAGCCGTCAAGAAGCACGAAAATGTGCTGGAAATCGGCGCCGGATCGGGTTACATGGCAGCGCTGCTGGCGCACAAGGCGCGCCACGTCACCACCGTCGAGATCAATCCGGAACTGAAGGACCTGGCCGCGAAGAACCTGGCCAACGCCGGCGTGAGCAACGTCACCGTCGAACTGGGCAATGGCGCCGAAGGCTGGGAAAAGGGCGCACCGTTCGACGTCATCGTCATCTCGGGTGGCCTGGAAACCCTGCCGGAAGTGTTTCTGAAGCAGGTCAAGGTCGGCGGGCGCATCGCCGCCATCCTCGGCCAGGCGCCGGTCATGACGGCGCACGTGATCACGCGCGTGTCCGAGACCGCGTACGACACGGTCAAGGTGTTCGAAACCAACGTCAAGCAGCTGTCGACGTCGGTCAAGACCTCGCATTTCACCTTTTAA
- a CDS encoding sensor histidine kinase — protein MLYFLSRLVAQQSLFKNSFFRTHQDVMRLSKFISENIEVILQEWEDFAGTLHPLNSATKAQLRDHAKAILGVICLDLDADQSVEAGIEKSKGNAPDAGDATASEAHAVDRLQAGFTVEELMAEFRALRASVLRLWQARVKQADESDLQDMLRFNEAIDQSLTESLSHFSAMLRDSQNVFLAILGHDVRNPLGAISMGTQMILQDTTLPPRHLKVAAQLLRSTQRVTEIVSDLLDYSTSHLGGGIPVTLAGYDLSMECRSVAQEMKLFHPERTFKVDVEDGITVVWDRARMSQALSNLMANAVQHGAAGSPVWVTVSRLGADVVMVVQNEGGIISPDRLRVMFDPGKSFVMKSTSERSASQTSNLGLGLYITHEIVIAHGGKIWVTSTELEGTTVKVQIPMVASGPAE, from the coding sequence TTGCTGTACTTTCTCTCAAGATTGGTCGCGCAGCAATCGTTGTTCAAGAATTCATTTTTTCGCACTCATCAGGACGTCATGCGCCTTTCTAAATTTATCAGCGAAAATATCGAAGTGATCTTGCAGGAGTGGGAAGACTTCGCCGGCACGCTGCATCCGCTTAACTCCGCCACCAAAGCACAGCTGCGGGACCACGCGAAAGCCATCCTCGGTGTGATTTGCCTCGACCTCGATGCCGACCAGAGCGTCGAGGCAGGCATCGAAAAATCGAAGGGAAATGCCCCTGACGCGGGGGACGCAACGGCGTCCGAAGCCCATGCCGTCGATCGGCTGCAGGCCGGTTTTACTGTCGAGGAATTGATGGCGGAATTCCGCGCCTTGCGCGCCAGCGTGCTCAGGCTCTGGCAAGCCCGGGTCAAACAAGCCGACGAATCCGACCTGCAAGACATGCTGCGCTTCAACGAGGCGATCGATCAGTCGCTGACGGAATCGTTGTCCCACTTTTCCGCCATGCTGCGCGATTCCCAGAATGTCTTTCTCGCCATTCTCGGCCATGACGTGCGCAATCCGCTGGGGGCGATCAGCATGGGAACCCAGATGATCCTGCAGGACACCACATTGCCGCCCAGGCACCTGAAGGTGGCCGCGCAGCTCCTGCGCAGCACGCAAAGGGTCACCGAGATCGTCTCCGACCTGCTGGACTATTCCACCAGCCACCTGGGGGGAGGCATTCCGGTCACGTTGGCGGGCTACGATTTATCGATGGAGTGCCGGTCGGTTGCCCAGGAAATGAAACTGTTTCATCCGGAACGCACGTTCAAGGTCGACGTGGAAGACGGCATCACGGTGGTATGGGACCGCGCCCGCATGAGCCAGGCCCTGTCGAACCTGATGGCGAACGCGGTACAGCACGGCGCAGCCGGCAGTCCGGTCTGGGTGACGGTCAGCCGCCTGGGGGCCGATGTGGTGATGGTGGTCCAGAACGAAGGCGGGATTATTTCTCCGGACCGGCTCAGGGTCATGTTCGATCCCGGCAAGAGCTTCGTCATGAAGAGCACCAGCGAGCGCAGCGCCAGCCAGACCAGCAATCTCGGCCTCGGCCTCTATATAACCCACGAGATCGTTATCGCCCATGGCGGAAAAATCTGGGTGACCTCGACCGAATTGGAAGGCACCACCGTCAAGGTGCAGATTCCCATGGTCGCGTCGGGACCCGCCGAATGA
- a CDS encoding TonB-dependent receptor plug domain-containing protein — protein MKITNLKLTPLAAAAITLLCGSAQQAQAQTASAGEQATPTSVVVTGSRIARASVEGPSAVVVITGEEITKQGYKNLFDALNNQAQNSGFTTGADFGNTHTPSANTISLRGLGPNHTLILLNGRRLADFPTAYEGAINFTNLANIPSSIVERVEILSGGASAVYGSDAIAGVVNIILKKKADGVDVNLKAGTTSRGGGGDRRLQISGGRSFDKLNTVFSLELLDREPLWSNQRDFMAVREGTPTNTLSRKNVNTGNFHDLGDACNALGDLFGGSQFKHTVKKGSYCASNKVSPTYWTTQTKNRSTNLFGSANYALSPSTDLFAEFLLGQNKTANNTRGPTWTSSSADNSYFFNKNSGVYEAWTKYISPEEMGGVKRYNRTWDDQASSVSLGAKGDIPGTGWRYEAGYSASFYKSEGHVQRALANIDSFFLGPKLGVDKDGIAIYAPNQARLAQRLTPEEFNSITGQADSDDTSRNQTLSLVATGELFALPAGPVKLATIAEAGHQRFANKPDPRINQGVFNTLAKSDITEGSRRRYALGVEASVPLLKDLNSTLAGRYDRYNFAGRNEGKLTYNAGIEWRPVKPLLVRGNYATSFRAPDMNYIFKARGTGYYASSTDYYRCAQAGKSIETCEFANVSPGSDYIQTGSKDLRSEKGKSYGLGAVWSPSADFDVSVDYWNIKIDDLVTNLSADTLLRDEAACRVKGDLTSPTCLDTIGRIQRYPLTALNKPGEIREIRVNPINAAYQDADGIDLSARYALRTADWGKFTLKGNYSKSFSKNSRQFAGDVLKDELDDLSNQDWRDKLNASLNWNVGNWSNTVFAQRYGKVPNSGQTAFLSPTTLVNLSSVYKVNERATVSVAVNNVNNRIKRDTTGGWPNYPVGNYSPVGRQIWLELNYHFGS, from the coding sequence ATGAAAATCACAAATTTGAAATTGACGCCGCTGGCGGCAGCGGCAATCACCTTGCTCTGCGGCTCGGCACAGCAGGCGCAGGCGCAAACCGCCAGCGCCGGCGAACAAGCCACCCCGACCTCTGTCGTCGTGACCGGTTCGCGCATCGCGCGCGCCAGCGTCGAAGGCCCGTCCGCGGTGGTCGTCATCACCGGCGAGGAAATCACCAAGCAAGGTTACAAGAACCTGTTCGATGCCCTCAACAACCAGGCGCAGAACAGCGGCTTTACCACCGGCGCCGATTTCGGCAATACCCACACCCCATCGGCCAACACCATCAGCCTGCGCGGCCTGGGGCCGAACCACACGCTGATCCTGCTGAACGGGCGCCGCCTGGCCGACTTCCCGACTGCCTATGAAGGCGCGATCAACTTCACCAACCTGGCCAACATCCCGTCGAGCATCGTCGAACGCGTGGAAATCCTCAGCGGCGGCGCCTCCGCCGTGTACGGCTCGGACGCCATCGCCGGCGTGGTGAACATCATCCTCAAGAAGAAGGCCGACGGCGTCGACGTCAACCTCAAGGCCGGCACCACCTCGCGCGGCGGCGGGGGCGACCGCCGCCTGCAGATCAGCGGCGGACGCAGCTTCGACAAACTCAACACCGTGTTCAGCCTGGAATTGCTCGACCGCGAGCCGCTGTGGAGCAACCAGCGCGACTTCATGGCCGTGCGCGAGGGCACGCCGACCAATACCCTGTCGCGCAAGAACGTCAACACCGGCAACTTCCATGACCTGGGCGACGCCTGCAATGCGCTTGGCGACCTGTTCGGCGGCAGCCAGTTCAAGCATACCGTCAAAAAAGGCAGCTACTGCGCCAGCAACAAGGTCAGCCCGACTTACTGGACCACCCAGACCAAGAACCGCAGCACCAATCTGTTCGGCAGCGCCAACTATGCGCTCTCGCCATCGACCGACCTGTTCGCCGAATTCCTGCTCGGCCAAAACAAGACGGCCAACAACACGCGCGGCCCGACGTGGACCTCGTCCTCGGCCGATAACAGCTATTTCTTCAACAAGAACAGCGGCGTGTACGAAGCCTGGACCAAGTACATCTCGCCCGAGGAAATGGGCGGCGTGAAGCGCTACAACCGCACCTGGGATGACCAGGCCAGCTCGGTCTCGCTGGGCGCCAAGGGCGACATTCCGGGCACCGGCTGGCGCTATGAAGCCGGCTACAGTGCCTCGTTCTACAAGAGCGAAGGCCATGTGCAGCGCGCGCTGGCCAATATCGACAGCTTTTTCCTGGGGCCGAAACTGGGCGTCGACAAGGACGGCATCGCGATCTACGCGCCGAATCAGGCGCGCCTGGCCCAGCGCCTCACGCCCGAGGAATTCAACAGCATCACCGGCCAGGCCGACAGCGACGATACCTCGCGCAACCAGACCCTGAGCCTGGTCGCCACGGGCGAACTGTTCGCACTGCCGGCCGGCCCGGTCAAGCTGGCGACGATTGCCGAAGCCGGCCACCAGCGCTTCGCCAACAAACCCGACCCGCGCATCAACCAGGGCGTGTTCAATACGCTGGCGAAAAGCGATATCACGGAAGGCTCGCGCCGCCGCTACGCGCTGGGCGTGGAAGCGAGCGTGCCGCTGCTCAAGGACCTGAACTCGACCCTGGCCGGCCGCTACGATCGCTACAACTTTGCCGGCCGCAATGAAGGCAAGCTGACCTACAACGCCGGCATCGAATGGCGTCCCGTCAAGCCGCTGCTGGTGCGCGGCAACTACGCCACCAGCTTCCGCGCCCCGGACATGAACTACATCTTCAAGGCGCGCGGCACCGGCTACTACGCGTCGAGCACCGATTACTACCGCTGCGCCCAGGCCGGCAAGAGCATCGAAACCTGCGAGTTCGCCAACGTGTCGCCGGGCAGCGACTATATCCAGACCGGCAGCAAGGACTTGCGCTCGGAAAAAGGCAAGTCGTACGGGCTGGGCGCGGTGTGGTCGCCGAGCGCGGACTTCGACGTCTCGGTCGATTACTGGAACATCAAGATCGATGATCTGGTCACCAACCTGAGCGCCGATACCTTGCTGCGCGACGAAGCGGCCTGCCGAGTCAAGGGCGACCTGACGTCGCCGACCTGCCTCGATACCATCGGCCGCATCCAGCGCTATCCGCTGACGGCGCTGAACAAGCCGGGCGAGATCCGCGAAATCCGGGTCAATCCGATCAACGCCGCCTACCAGGATGCCGACGGGATCGACCTGAGCGCACGCTACGCATTGCGTACGGCCGACTGGGGCAAATTCACGCTCAAGGGCAATTACTCCAAGTCGTTCAGCAAGAATTCGCGCCAGTTCGCCGGCGACGTGCTCAAGGATGAACTGGACGACCTGTCCAACCAGGACTGGCGCGACAAGCTCAACGCCAGCCTGAACTGGAACGTGGGCAACTGGTCCAATACCGTGTTCGCGCAGCGCTACGGCAAGGTGCCCAATTCCGGGCAGACAGCCTTCCTGTCGCCGACCACCCTGGTCAATCTGTCGAGCGTGTACAAGGTCAACGAGCGCGCCACGGTGTCGGTGGCGGTCAATAACGTCAACAACCGCATCAAGCGCGACACCACCGGCGGCTGGCCGAACTACCCGGTCGGCAACTACAGCCCGGTCGGACGCCAGATCTGGCTGGAGCTCAACTACCACTTCGGTTCCTGA
- a CDS encoding TetR/AcrR family transcriptional regulator, with the protein MQCPLEMKPRWERRKDARPQELLAAALDLFVERGFASTRLEDVAKRAGVSKGTLYLYFTNKEELFKAVVRDTIVPALGAAEDMIASFEGHSADLLRAVMMAWWENAGATKSSGMIKLVMAESNNFPDIAVFYREEVIQRGSIMISGMLERAVERGHFRPLDVFLTTQILIAPMLMLMLWKHSVGPCDMAELDPVAFIDSFLTMTLTGLLPRAPDLGAAAP; encoded by the coding sequence CCAGGAATTGCTCGCCGCCGCCCTCGACCTGTTCGTCGAGCGCGGTTTCGCCTCCACGCGGCTGGAAGACGTGGCCAAGCGCGCCGGCGTCTCGAAGGGCACCCTGTACCTGTATTTCACCAACAAGGAAGAGCTGTTCAAGGCCGTCGTGCGCGACACCATCGTGCCGGCCCTGGGCGCGGCCGAGGACATGATCGCCAGTTTCGAGGGCCATAGCGCCGACCTGCTGCGCGCCGTCATGATGGCATGGTGGGAAAACGCCGGTGCCACCAAGTCCTCCGGCATGATCAAGCTGGTCATGGCCGAATCGAACAACTTCCCCGATATTGCTGTCTTCTACCGCGAAGAAGTCATCCAGCGCGGCAGTATCATGATCAGCGGCATGCTCGAGCGCGCCGTCGAACGCGGCCACTTCCGCCCCCTCGACGTCTTCCTCACCACCCAGATCCTGATCGCGCCCATGCTCATGCTGATGCTGTGGAAGCATTCGGTCGGCCCCTGCGACATGGCCGAGCTCGACCCCGTGGCCTTCATCGATTCCTTCCTCACCATGACCCTCACTGGCTTGCTGCCGCGTGCGCCGGACCTGGGCGCGGCCGCGCCGTGA
- the gloA gene encoding lactoylglutathione lyase, with protein sequence MRILHTMLRVGDLQRSIDFYTKVLGMTLLRTSDNAEYKYTLAFVGYGSNPEHAELELTYNWGVDKYELGSAYGHLAISADDIVAACDAARANGGNVTREPGPVKGGSTVIAFVTDPDGYKIELIERKDGVRANGLNE encoded by the coding sequence ATGCGGATTTTGCACACCATGTTACGGGTCGGAGACCTGCAGCGCTCGATCGATTTCTATACCAAGGTGCTGGGCATGACGCTGCTGCGCACCAGCGACAACGCGGAGTACAAGTACACCCTGGCGTTCGTCGGCTACGGCAGCAATCCCGAGCATGCGGAATTGGAACTGACCTACAACTGGGGCGTCGACAAGTACGAGCTGGGCAGCGCCTACGGGCATCTTGCCATCTCGGCCGACGACATCGTGGCCGCGTGCGATGCGGCGCGCGCCAATGGCGGCAACGTCACGCGCGAGCCGGGCCCGGTCAAGGGCGGCAGCACCGTCATTGCGTTCGTGACCGATCCGGACGGCTACAAGATCGAACTGATCGAGCGCAAGGATGGCGTGCGCGCGAACGGCTTGAACGAGTAA
- a CDS encoding rhodanese-like domain-containing protein, with amino-acid sequence MQHVTAPELAAWLADPSRPRPLLLDVRENWEFETCKIEGSTQIPMNTIPARIEELDEEAEIVCICHHGARSMQVAAFLERNGFTNMTNLTGGIHAWAVQVDGSMPKY; translated from the coding sequence ATGCAACACGTCACCGCCCCCGAGTTGGCAGCTTGGCTGGCCGACCCGTCGCGTCCGCGCCCGCTATTGCTGGATGTGCGCGAAAACTGGGAGTTTGAAACCTGCAAGATCGAGGGATCGACCCAGATTCCGATGAACACGATTCCGGCGCGCATCGAGGAGCTCGACGAGGAAGCCGAGATCGTGTGCATCTGCCACCACGGCGCGCGCAGCATGCAGGTTGCGGCCTTTTTGGAGCGCAACGGTTTTACGAACATGACCAATCTGACCGGCGGCATCCACGCTTGGGCGGTGCAGGTCGACGGCAGCATGCCGAAGTACTGA
- a CDS encoding PQQ-dependent sugar dehydrogenase encodes MRRSRLVLALGLAAAALSPHAQTMPPGFGPNPALPAPSRSLLPTMNIAPADPWPKGTKPAVAQGLAVAAYAGGLEHPRWLYVLPNGDVLVAESNKPPKPDEGFSLRGMVMKLAMKKAGAAVPSANRITLLRGAGPNGEAANRSVFLDGLFSPFGMALVGNDLYVANADALLRFPYQEGQTRITAKGVKVMDLPAGINHHWTKNVVASPDGTRLYISVGSNSNVGENGLDKEEGRAAIWEFNPADGKSRLFATGLRNPVGMGFQPQSGALWTSVNERDELGNDLVPDYMTSVKDGGFYGWPYSYFGQHVDARVEPARPDLVAKALTPDYALGAHTASLGLAFYNADLMPAFKNGALIGQHGSWNRKPYSGYKVIYVPFTDGKPNGPPQDVLTGFLSAEGQAFGRPAGVAVDQGGGILVADDVGNTVWRITPTGK; translated from the coding sequence ATGAGGCGTTCGCGCCTGGTGCTGGCGCTCGGCCTGGCCGCGGCCGCGCTGAGCCCGCACGCACAGACCATGCCGCCCGGCTTCGGCCCGAATCCGGCGCTGCCGGCGCCATCGCGCTCGCTGCTGCCGACCATGAACATCGCCCCGGCCGATCCCTGGCCCAAGGGCACCAAGCCGGCGGTGGCGCAGGGCCTGGCGGTGGCGGCCTATGCCGGCGGGCTGGAGCATCCGCGCTGGCTGTACGTGCTGCCCAACGGCGACGTGCTGGTGGCCGAATCCAACAAGCCGCCCAAGCCCGATGAAGGCTTCAGCCTGCGCGGCATGGTGATGAAACTTGCAATGAAAAAGGCCGGCGCGGCCGTGCCGTCCGCCAACCGCATCACCCTGCTGCGCGGGGCTGGTCCGAATGGCGAAGCGGCCAACCGCTCGGTGTTCCTCGACGGCCTGTTCTCGCCGTTCGGCATGGCGCTGGTGGGCAACGACCTGTACGTGGCCAATGCCGACGCGCTGCTGCGCTTTCCGTACCAGGAAGGCCAGACCAGAATCACCGCCAAGGGCGTCAAGGTGATGGACCTGCCGGCCGGGATCAATCACCACTGGACCAAGAACGTGGTGGCCAGTCCCGACGGCACGCGCCTGTATATCTCGGTCGGCTCGAACAGCAACGTCGGCGAAAACGGCCTGGACAAGGAAGAAGGCCGCGCCGCGATCTGGGAATTCAACCCGGCCGACGGCAAGTCGCGCCTGTTTGCCACGGGCTTGCGCAATCCCGTCGGCATGGGTTTCCAGCCGCAAAGCGGGGCGCTGTGGACCAGCGTGAACGAACGCGACGAGCTGGGCAACGACCTCGTGCCCGACTACATGACTTCGGTGAAGGATGGCGGCTTCTACGGCTGGCCTTACAGCTACTTCGGCCAGCATGTCGATGCGCGGGTCGAACCGGCGCGTCCCGATCTGGTAGCCAAGGCGCTCACGCCCGATTACGCGCTCGGCGCGCATACCGCGTCGCTCGGGCTGGCGTTCTATAACGCCGACCTGATGCCGGCATTTAAGAATGGCGCGCTGATCGGCCAGCACGGATCGTGGAACCGCAAGCCGTATTCGGGCTACAAGGTGATCTACGTGCCGTTCACGGACGGCAAGCCGAACGGTCCGCCGCAAGACGTGCTGACCGGATTTCTCAGTGCCGAGGGGCAAGCGTTCGGACGGCCGGCCGGCGTGGCGGTGGATCAGGGCGGCGGCATTCTGGTCGCCGACGACGTCGGCAATACGGTCTGGCGCATCACGCCCACAGGAAAATAG
- a CDS encoding TolC family outer membrane protein codes for MQKPLMAVLIASAFFSLNAQAADLIQVYQQALANDAAFASARAALAAGMERVPQGRSQLLPTVGLNGSIVKNDGESTPWNIGQTVTLPNGSQVPVTTGGANERTTTHTLSLTQPLFRWANWQSYEQSKLQQAQAEAQFAQAQQDLITRVAQAYFDVLAAQDTLELSRAQKTATTEQLASAKRNFEVGTQTITDTHEAQAAYDLVVAQEFAAINDLENKRSALQAIIGTAPAGLATLKPGVLLASPEPAVIDPWVSSAESQNYGVVGAQLNYELSKREIQKSRAGHYPTLDLTANIRRQSMTGQTQQSGRSTDKGIGIAYNVPIFNGFAVTSRVRETIALEDKARNDLEATRRNAANTARQAFLGVNSGLAQVRALQAAEVSGNSALESNKLGYQVGVRINIDVLNAQRQLYSTRRDLSRARYDTILNGLRLKSAAGSLREADLAPVNDLLVK; via the coding sequence ATGCAGAAACCCCTCATGGCCGTGCTGATTGCCAGCGCATTTTTTTCCTTGAATGCACAGGCGGCGGACCTGATCCAGGTCTACCAGCAAGCGCTGGCCAATGACGCCGCGTTTGCCAGCGCGCGCGCGGCCCTGGCCGCCGGCATGGAGCGGGTTCCGCAAGGCCGCTCGCAGCTCTTGCCGACCGTGGGCTTGAACGGCAGCATCGTCAAGAACGATGGCGAATCGACGCCATGGAATATCGGCCAAACCGTGACCCTGCCCAACGGCAGCCAGGTCCCGGTCACCACCGGCGGCGCCAACGAGCGCACCACCACGCACACCCTGTCGCTGACCCAGCCGCTGTTTCGCTGGGCTAACTGGCAATCGTACGAACAGAGCAAGCTGCAGCAAGCCCAGGCCGAAGCGCAGTTCGCCCAGGCCCAGCAAGACCTGATCACGCGCGTGGCGCAAGCCTACTTCGATGTGCTGGCCGCGCAGGACACCCTGGAACTGAGCCGCGCCCAGAAAACCGCCACCACCGAGCAACTCGCCTCGGCCAAGCGCAACTTTGAAGTCGGCACCCAGACCATCACCGACACCCACGAAGCCCAGGCCGCCTACGACCTGGTGGTGGCGCAGGAGTTTGCCGCCATCAACGACCTGGAAAACAAGCGCAGCGCGCTGCAAGCCATCATCGGCACCGCGCCGGCCGGCCTGGCCACGCTGAAACCGGGCGTACTGCTCGCGTCCCCCGAGCCGGCCGTAATCGACCCGTGGGTCTCGTCCGCGGAAAGCCAGAACTACGGCGTCGTCGGCGCCCAGCTGAACTACGAACTGTCCAAGCGCGAAATCCAGAAAAGCCGCGCCGGCCATTATCCGACCCTGGACCTGACCGCCAACATCCGCCGCCAGAGCATGACTGGCCAGACCCAGCAGTCGGGCAGGTCGACCGACAAGGGCATCGGCATCGCCTACAACGTGCCGATTTTCAACGGCTTTGCCGTCACCAGCCGCGTGCGCGAAACCATCGCGCTCGAAGACAAGGCCCGCAACGACCTCGAAGCGACGCGCCGCAACGCGGCCAACACGGCGCGCCAGGCCTTCCTGGGCGTCAACAGCGGGCTGGCGCAGGTCAGGGCGCTGCAGGCGGCGGAAGTGTCGGGCAATTCGGCACTGGAATCGAACAAGCTCGGCTACCAGGTGGGCGTGCGCATCAATATCGACGTGCTCAATGCGCAGCGCCAGCTGTATTCGACCCGCCGCGACCTGTCGCGCGCGCGTTACGACACCATCCTCAACGGCCTGCGCCTGAAATCGGCAGCCGGTTCGCTGCGCGAAGCCGACCTGGCGCCGGTCAACGATTTGCTGGTCAAGTAA
- a CDS encoding NAD kinase gives MPATQESPKTIALVVRHNTAGIGEPVGRLLAFLQEAGYRVVFESETAAHLGLPGIEAMSVSGIGAVACAVIVMGGDGTMLGIARQLAPFDVPLIGINLGRLGFMTDIPVERMIPVVGDILGGKARAEKRTLLEGRVLRGGAMIACGLAVNDVVVARGAGAGMVELKVAVDGNFMYNQRSDGLIISTPTGSTAYALSAGGPLLHPSLGGIVLVPIAPHALSNRPIVVPDSSEIVIEIVSGRDTSVNFDMQTFASLAHGDQIVISRSPNHITFLHPEGWSYYDTLREKLHWNEYPSGEGKLR, from the coding sequence ATGCCAGCTACGCAAGAATCGCCAAAAACCATCGCGCTCGTCGTGCGGCATAACACGGCCGGCATCGGCGAGCCGGTCGGCCGCCTGCTCGCCTTTCTGCAGGAGGCCGGCTACCGGGTGGTGTTCGAGAGCGAAACCGCGGCCCACCTCGGCCTGCCCGGGATCGAGGCGATGAGCGTGAGCGGCATCGGCGCGGTGGCCTGCGCCGTCATCGTCATGGGCGGCGACGGCACCATGCTCGGCATCGCGCGCCAGCTCGCGCCCTTCGATGTGCCGCTGATCGGCATCAACCTGGGGCGCCTGGGCTTCATGACCGATATTCCCGTCGAACGCATGATCCCGGTCGTCGGCGACATCCTCGGCGGCAAGGCGCGCGCGGAAAAGCGCACCCTGCTCGAAGGACGCGTGCTGCGCGGCGGCGCCATGATCGCCTGCGGGCTGGCGGTCAACGATGTGGTGGTCGCGCGCGGCGCCGGGGCCGGCATGGTCGAGCTGAAAGTGGCCGTGGACGGCAACTTCATGTACAACCAGCGCTCCGACGGCCTGATCATCTCGACCCCGACCGGCTCGACCGCCTATGCGCTCTCGGCCGGCGGCCCGCTGCTCCATCCCAGCCTGGGCGGCATCGTGCTGGTGCCGATCGCCCCGCACGCGCTGTCGAACCGGCCGATCGTGGTGCCCGACAGCAGCGAAATCGTGATCGAGATCGTCAGCGGGCGCGACACCAGCGTCAATTTCGACATGCAGACCTTCGCCAGCCTCGCGCATGGCGACCAGATCGTGATTTCGCGCTCGCCGAACCACATCACCTTCCTGCATCCGGAAGGCTGGAGCTATTACGACACCCTGCGCGAAAAATTGCACTGGAACGAATATCCGTCGGGCGAGGGCAAGCTGCGCTAA
- a CDS encoding OsmC family protein has protein sequence MIKRSGSAVWSGGIKDGKGSISTQSGALDNTQYGFNTRFENGPGTNPEELIGAAHAGCFTMALSGQLGEAGMTAQKLTTTATVSLDKTDDGFTISAVHLNLVATIPGANQEAFEAAVLRAKNNCPVSKLLNAAITLDARLEE, from the coding sequence ATGATCAAACGTTCAGGAAGTGCTGTCTGGAGCGGCGGCATCAAGGATGGCAAAGGCAGCATTTCGACCCAGAGCGGCGCGCTGGACAATACCCAGTACGGTTTCAACACCCGTTTCGAAAACGGTCCCGGGACCAATCCTGAAGAGCTGATCGGCGCAGCGCACGCCGGCTGCTTCACGATGGCCTTGTCGGGGCAGTTGGGCGAAGCCGGCATGACCGCGCAAAAGCTGACGACCACCGCGACCGTCTCGTTGGACAAGACCGATGATGGCTTCACGATTTCGGCCGTGCATCTGAACCTGGTGGCGACGATTCCCGGCGCGAACCAGGAAGCGTTCGAAGCGGCGGTACTGCGTGCAAAAAACAATTGCCCGGTCTCGAAGCTGCTGAATGCGGCGATTACGCTCGACGCGCGTCTGGAAGAGTAA